DNA from Fusarium musae strain F31 chromosome 7, whole genome shotgun sequence:
CTCGCAGGGTCGGTTGTGCTCCTCGGCGTGAATCCAGATATGATGCCGGCGCCTACTCAGGTTCCTTTCAGGCATTTGGTTAATGCCACAATGGCAGGCGATGGAGATATGCCCATTCTCGGTGGACTTGCCCAGCAGAAGACACTTGAGACGGGCATGTGGATGCTGAGTGTGCTTTTCTGCAGCTGTGTCTGCTTTGGGAACATCGGTCGTCGACTCACCCTCGGGCCATCGACAACAGCCAAGGGGCGCTGGGCTGGAgtgagatgatgacgagcgaGAAGTTGATCTGATGTGTAATCAGCTGTATTGGTCTTTTCACATTCGGTAGCATGATGTGTCTATGATATCCTTTTCGTTTGGGCGACAATCATGGGGAGGTATATACATGGGCGGGTTTATTGGACATGGGAACGGGAGGCATGTGTATAGTTATCGAGATTGGGTAAGGGCATTTTGCAGACCATACAGGATGATATGATGCTTAGTTTACCGATATGGTCTGTTTATGACGACAACTGTTCTGCTCTTCTGTTCTCCTGAGAGGAAGAGCATGAATAGGCTAGGCTAGGCTTAAATAGCTAAGGAATGATAATGCCATTTCATTCTACGTTTCAATTACAAAAAGGGAAACTCACGAATCTGTCACGATGCgttgtttcttctctttatcGTTCAGATGCCTGGGCTGTAGATCCAATCTGCTGAACTAGGCATCTCGTACTATCGAGTTGAACCTCCATTGGCCCAGCAAAGAATGAACCCCGATTGTAAACTTttgcttgttcttgttctctctggattttctttttcgaaTCATGAATTGTTTTCCAATGTCAAACCAAAATATGTTCGCCCTTTTACTCCATCATGGATCAACCCTGTAACGACTGACGATCATCGCATGACGCATGCTCTACAACGTCATTCGTGTATCAGGTCTAGAGTAGATCAGATCTAGTTTGCGCTCTTGATCGCCTCTTTGACGGCTGCTGATTTTTCTTGGATAGCGGAGCCAAAGTCGACGTTGGAGAGACCGAGCATGACGAGCATACGAGGATTTTGAATCATCTCGTTGATTGTGATGGTACGTGTGCAAACGTCGGTGTAGGAAGCGAGGGCAGCTTCAGAACCAGAAGCGACTGTTACAAAGAAGATAGTGTAAGCCCAGGCATACTCTTCCATAAAGGTTAGCGACAAGATAGCTTCTGCTACTCACCACCTTCGTTCTTGGGGATTTGTTCAGGGTGCTGGACTTTTCGACCAGCAGCAATGTTGTCAAGCTCAGTCATGATATAGTGAGATCTCTTGACAAAGTCCCAGACGTGGAAGAGGCCACGATCAACATTGGGGGGAGTCCATTGAGAATGAGACTCAATGGCTGTGACGAGGTCTTCCAAGCGGGCGGTGATAGTCTCCCGTTGCTCTAGAGTGGGGAGTTGAGAGATGGTGTTGGAAGACATGATGGGTGTGCGAGTATGTACCAGTATGTGATGTTGATAAAGATAGGATCAGCTTGAAGTttagaaaaagaagagaagatcaaTAAAGAAAAGGGTCAACAAGGGAAGAGTAGACAgaaaaagaggagaaagaaaagagaaagcaAAAACCAAAACGTAGCATCAACGTCAGAAAAAGCACCTCAGCTTCCCCGCTGCATCGAGTGTCGTCTGTCCAATTGCCTCTTTACTCAGAGCAAAGCAAAAAACTCCATTTCCTCTCCAAACCGTCCCTAGTACGTCAGGGACCCCCTTGTGGCTTTCTTGCATCTCTCGTTGTAAACGTTGCCGCCTGCAAGGGCTGAAGTTCGGGGCGTCAAGGTCATTGATCGGTCGGAGTAACATCGACAATACTTTGGCTCTCAAAAACGCTTGAGCTTGAATTAGTGGGATAAGCCCTAGACTTTCACGGTTCCTCTCAGCTTGTTCGGGGACGAGAAGCTATCATGAGCAGGGGAGCTATACGAAAGGACGGGACGTTAAGCTTATGCACAGACAAACCGTTTCTAAcaggctcaagctcaagggacGGGAATGGGACGGGAATGGGATGTGATGATGGAACAAGTAGACGGAGGAAGCCGTTGGTGAATAACAGATTTGCCTATTAGAGATAGACAGAAATTAAGGTGACGTTAAAAGTATTGATCGTATTTACTAAGAGAATAATGCTCATAAGTAGAGAGATTCTTAAGGGAGGATCAGATCAGAGAGAGCTTAGCTCAGCTAATGTGGGGAGGTTGAATTCAGGATCCTAAGTTAGAGCTCGAGGTTAGCGGTTCGAGATGGGGCTCTTTTGTTAGTTATCGAATTGTAGAGAATCAAACATATGGGAACAGAAAAAGGTCGTGTGATGAATTACCTTTCTTGGCAGTCGTTTTCAAACATGATCAGTCTTGATGATAAGTTCAGCCTGAGGAGAGAAGTTGTATTAACTAAGCGGAAGAATCAAATGTCACTCGTCATCCATTACTCGGCATCGCCAAGGGACGGGCTCTCAACAATGACAACAGAGCAAAGTCAGTCCCGATTCGGGGAACCAAGAAATCGGAGAAGGTCTAGAACAATTGGAACATTTTGCGAGTGCGAACTGGTCTAACTAATTTCGAAGGGAACAACACTATAAAGAAGCGTCATCCAAAGAAGGGTCCTGGGGTACGGTTCCCTAGCTCATGACGAGAAAAAAGGGCATTCCAGAGAACAGGTACAACAAGTCATGGCAGTCTGCTGAGGTCTGATCACGTCTGGCGGCTAATCAGCCAACAGAGATCCAGTAGATGTTGTTTGCCTCTCATGATGATCGGAATGGAAATACGTCGCACACCTTACTCGGAAGCACGTTTTCAACTCGTGCACCGTACCTGTACCATGCGTACTGTGATGTGCTGTGCTTCGCTGTGCAGCCCCGGGAAGCTGGAAACGTTGTGTGCCTTGACAggctgcagcagcagagaacgagaacgagaacTGCTGCTTGTCTCGCTGTAACAGGAAATCGTCACAAGGGAGGCTGACAGGTTGAGGGAAAGGATTGGCCGCATCTCGATCCGGGCCGCCACACCCTCGAGACTATTGGGTGACAAGTGCAAGGCTTGAGAGAAACGATGATGCGTAGATTGGCCCGACCCAACGCTTTGAACTGTTACTGTTGATGCCGAGAGTAGAGACTGAGATCTGAGATTGAACAGTACCCAACGATCCCGTGTCTGAAAGAGACCACATTGCTAACTGAGAATAGAAATGTAGATCAAATAGTTTTTGCCTCCAAAGATTAGTTATTCGACAAGACAAATACACAAAAAAAAGAGATCGTTGGCATCATGACCACAGCCCATCATGGATCCTCTGCGGGACCACCCCCCACCCCCAGTCTCATATGACGCCAACGACTTTCTTTTTTGAGCCTCTTTC
Protein-coding regions in this window:
- a CDS encoding hypothetical protein (EggNog:ENOG41); translation: MSSNTISQLPTLEQRETITARLEDLVTAIESHSQWTPPNVDRGLFHVWDFVKRSHYIMTELDNIAAGRKVQHPEQIPKNEGVASGSEAALASYTDVCTRTITINEMIQNPRMLVMLGLSNVDFGSAIQEKSAAVKEAIKSAN